A genomic segment from Nymphalis io chromosome 7, ilAglIoxx1.1, whole genome shotgun sequence encodes:
- the LOC126769427 gene encoding uncharacterized protein LOC126769427 isoform X2 codes for MKTKQVKEETDKSLDEETIVEPKTRARKKASDLNEEEKNKPSQDEPKTSKDPKKNAPKPKAVVKKRPLGIRKTKTLRRKKVVGAKKNALRQQQTVTRTRKAGKAESDNSQDKETVPLIPAGDIKKEPTEEVTPNSRSSSPKTAGRRVRLSSDMVMMKSVLGDSPTSLVLGPRTSPYSMRSERSNSPSLFEGKNLRSGKPRKVKNNLLNEVVMKEQKKRRRLLSDSKPSEVSETSEDCKKLKRGRSCSRDGSEISKCSDITESDISLSEPLNDSENKELSKSLDKTKTDLDIDIENNVQISPIGKVPSLSVDSKLIETKTNTEPSSIIKEKDKKKLSLKRSTSLDSDNNNSNRIKLENINVSDLEDKYLLKTDNDALFEERSSILTSMSKTFNSKEVSKNIRKARRGKKAATTSRPINQSSKNGITSTITNDLAEDKNETVDTLSKEISDLINDLDQNIDRDQEMINDNVNTDPMTKPVRQFYGHSKPLGDNNSIITPETPVKDKDTISAITNECTPSKNDDSENIRLHYEEDSAEKCSENRQELTYKCSTTVASIDKLMDRLKEFEEFDKRRQRQESECKSNDSKSVMVTNDVVLIPKSGADIKPLKDMQPARSPEKLIEKENVLSCFENNSAISIVKRDQVRRSIDVDLPNSVTLIKRNSVSARKESTSSNHSKESDAISIFEKSLGKDVTLTEIRKSVEKAAPTPQIDLHQFATLHPNNPSQALVSALDSNQISITPRNLESKLNCNEVQITKRKSSGGSSSRKSSDTGIELEEKMATIEKIKLPPHQLKTPAISITPTPVAVKSLEAPQAMEAEASAPPLETVKAIPEDISLTSEVPKLDSAVADSAKNKTETTNVEIKSESQQTQKTEMIEKPIIESIIETEKKETEKAEPVQPEIDEKKDEPKEPKVEEVKPKGSKVKSARNSTENLPGPSNVLQETPESQKRKENVLRTLGLLTHKAASEAKIEKLKEKERIYGTNYCAVMSKGKSGKSDYTGTLKTVIKLSRGAGERDKKKYRSSLKMTFQKSKSRSGRPQLEVGDTGSDDDAYYTIERREGGANAASEDAEAVPEPEPKETLNLVIPEKASSFSIHPGRLCMDQCFYCGGKFGLFDTPCHIAQMKSGERQRKVLDNEEKLTIDSCLCDACYRHVDRRANCPSYRKRPVAKPPDTTQTLEPPSATSSGMEKISTSPLPDEESEEEAGAGAVRLATCHATACLVPADHSIRRKWLIKMRSSVNKLLKLDCDYPGLHTIPLCAEHHRVLAPLMACALCRRRLTKHHNLHFIHHGYTEFNPLFKEAGIPVEFNERPVLCKVCRYFCTLLQRPGHNDKHAKAYTRKLLQIYNVEIPPELHQEVDDSKVLEDCNTSASKQKKKARTKSKQRKSTEPEKPDSESSERTVESSPEKEKVKEDNITDDPKSTPAQPLAEDIESLISSNKIPVPGAKPTESNPQSDASETDMVSDVEMPLLPLDKQTELRYLLQKQNNPAQFQQKTNLTQKQRNILKVHNLGIQKPGMQHRIIDKNTKRVHKIGQIVTHKDKTSKKESEVEMFEIDKSKEITILKNISLNDECTIETIPNKKPADINTLKNKWQMSESFTQVKKNLSELSKKLPAEKDSKKVSDSKYSNPVKRLETNPSISVRELFPGEEEMNLQCNIEFNNVKGVTPEGWEKCNTMIQYDVETKKLWTELQRPYGNQSSFLRHLILLEKYFRSGDLILSHNASPHAANYSTSVQSRLRAYDNLPPETSRRESVSLIEFRKKPSVNGKSLLKSNQNSEEKDPKKFMPPPGNLPKPKSKTEKKTKALPPELIAINTPNAQGRKAIQNVLHNIQQLVKGVSASDPTEVAAAPLPPPKFDPPKEKKEMPGLKFEPIKEKKDNMKLDKEKKETTKTDTPKKQKANSKGWRPTLMPITPENLAKVAREPLKLAVDGHSLPSLVQVLSAGNRYHITFEDYNKMCLIRRERQQRLQEKEAKSKRPSIEETTVVTEIQTATMLGNGGTVVQNFTTDKDSDKKEVPDLQIGTNAATILKNVGLKNITIAPIPPKTATVTSQTLSTAVSSPSLLVTTPIKIPQLGPAVSITSETVFTPNIPIMTPSQMILPKIPKSLTVIPQTMVSNQGVVVPVATTAPSQAVISEQRP; via the exons ATGAAAACTAAACAGGTTAAAGAAGAGACAGATAAGAGCCTAGATGAAGAAACAATAGTTGAACCTAAGACTCGTGCCCGTAAAAAGGCCTCGGATCTCAACGAGGAAGAGAAAAACAAACCTTCCCAAGATGAACCGAAAACATCCAAAGACCCCAAGAAAAATGCACCTAAGCCTAAAGCAGTAGTCAAGAAAAGACCTCTAGGTATTAGAAAGACAAAAACTTTGAGAAGAAAAAAAGTTGTCGGTGCAAAGAAAAATGCCTTGAGACAACAACAAACAGTGACACGCACGAGGAAGGCTGGCAAAGCTGAATCTGATAATTCTCAAGATAAGGAAACCGTCCCATTGATACCTGCCGGAGATATAAAAAAGGAGCCTACAGAGGAAGTAACACCTAATTCTAGATCTTCAAGTCCAAAAACTGCTGGCAGGAGAGTAAGACTAAGTTCTGACATGGTCATGATGAAGTCTGTCTTAGGGGACTCTCCGACCAGCTTAGTCTTAGGACCACGTACCAGCCCCTACTCTATGCGCTCTGAAAGAAGCAATAGTCCTTCACTTTTTGAAGGTAAAAACTTAAGGAGCGGGAAACCAAGAaaagttaaaaacaatttattgaatGAGGTTGTGATGAAAGAACAGAAAAAAAGACGGAGACTTCTATCTGACTCTAAACCTTCAGAGGTTTCAGAGACTTCAGAGGATTGCAAAAAGTTAAAAAGAGGACGTTCCTGCTCAAGGGATGGCAGTGAAATCTCTAAATGCTCAGATATAACAGAATCAGATATCAGCCTCAGCGAACCACTCAATGATAGTGAAAACAAGGAGCTCAGCAAAAGCTTAGATAAAACTAAGACTGACCTAGATAtagatattgaaaataatgtacAGATCTCTCCTATTGGAAAAGTGCCTTCTCTTAGTGTTGACTCAAAATTAATTGAAACCAAAACCAATACAGAGCCTAGttctataataaaagaaaaagataaGAAAAAACTGAGCTTAAAAAGAAGTACTTCATTGGACTCCGACAACAATAACAGTAATAGGATTAAGTTAGAAAATATTAACGTATCAGACctagaagacaaatatttgctGAAGACTGATAATGATGCGCTTTTTGAAGAACGTAGTAGTATATTGACTAGTATGTCGAAGACATTTAATTCAAAAGAAGTATCTAAAAATATTAGGAAAGCCAGAAGAGGAAAGAAAGCAGCGACTACATCAAGACCTATTAACCAATCTTCTAAGAATGGTATAACCAGTACTATAACTAATGACTTAGCCGAGGACAAGAATGAAACCGTTGACACATTATCTAAAGAAATCAGTGATCTCATCAATGACTTGGACCAGAACATAGATAGAGACCAAGAAATGATAAATGATAATGTAAATACTGATCCAATGACAAAGCCTGTTCGTCAGTTCTATGGTCATTCAAAGCCATTAGGTGATAATAATAGCATTATTACACCTGAAACCCCAGTCAAAGATAAAGATACCATTTCAGCAATAACAAATGAATGCACACCATCCAAAAATGATGATAGTGAAAATATCCGCCTCCATTATGAAGAAGATTCTGCTGAGAAATGTTCCGAAAATAGACAAGAATTAACTTATAAATGTAGCACAACAGTAGCCAGCATTGACAAACTCATGGATAGACTCAAGGAGTTTGAAGAATTTGACAAAAGAAGACAAAGACAAGAATCGGAATGTAAATCAAATGATAGTAAATCTGTTATGGTTACAAATGACGTTGTTTTAATACCAAAATCGGGTGCAGATATTAAACCCTTGAAAGACATGCAACCAGCTAGATCACcagaaaaattaattgaaaaggaAAATGTGTTAAGTTGTTTTGAAAATAACTCGGCAATTTCAATAGTCAAAAGAGATCAAGTTAGACGATCAATTGATGTAGACCTTCCTAATTctgtaacattaataaaaaggaATAGTGTCAGTGCAAGGAAAGAATCAACGAGTTCCAATCATTCAAAAGAATCCGACGCTATCAGTATATTTGAGAAGTCACTGGGCAAGGATGTGACTTTGACTGAAATTAGAAAATCAGTAGAGAAAGCAGCGCCGACGCCGCAAATTGACTTACATCAATTCGCGACATTACATCCAAACAACCCGAGTCAAGCATTAGTTAGCGCGCTCGACTCGAATCAGATATCGATAACGCCACGCAAtttagaatcaaaattaaattgcaaCGAAGTGCAAATAACTAAAAGGAAATCAAGTGGTGGCTCTTCCTCGAGAAAATCGTCGGACACGGGGATTGAATTAGAAGAGAAGATGGCAACAatagagaaaataaaattaccgcCACATCAACTAAAAACACCAGCGATTTCAATAACCCCTACGCCGGTCGCAGTTAAGTCACTTGAGGCTCCCCAAGCTATGGAAGCAGAGGCATCTGCGCCTCCATTAGAAACTGTTAAAGCTATTCCTGAAGATATATCTTTGACCTCTGAAGTCCCAAAACTAGATAGTGCTGTTGCAGATTCTgccaaaaataaaactgaaactaCGAATGTAGAAATTAAATCTGAATCACAACAAACTCAAAAAACAGAAATGATTGAAAAACCGATTATAGAATCAATTATAGAGACGGAGAAAAAGGAGACAGAGAAAGCAGAACCCGTACAACCGGAGATTGACGAGAAGAAAGATGAACCAAAAGAACCCAAGGTCGAAGAAGTCAAACCTAAGGGTTCTAAAGTGAAATCTGCACGTAATTCCACAGAAAACTTGCCAGGACCAAGCAACGTACTTCAAGAAACACCAGAGAGCCAAAAGAGAAAAGAGAATGTACTTAGGACTCTAGGTTTGCTGACACATAAAGCTGCATCTGAGGCTAAGATAGAGAAATTAAAGGAAAAAGAACGTATATATGGTACAAATTACTGCGCTGTCATGAGCAAGGGTAAATCTGGGAAGTCTGATTACACTGGTACTCTGAAAACTGTGATAAAATTGAGCCGGGGCGCTGGCGAAAGGGATAAGAAGAAATACAGGAGCTCATTGAAGATGACCTTCCAGAAGAGCAAGAGCAGATCTGGCAGACCACAGCTAGAAGTAGGCGATACGGGCAGCGATGATGACGCCTACTACACCATCGAACGGCGAGAG GGCGGCGCAAACGCAGCATCAGAGG ATGCAGAAGCAGTTCCAGAGCCTGAACCAAAGGAGACACTTAATCTGGTTATCCCGGAGAAAGCTTCATCGTTCAGCATCCACCCGGGGAGGCTTTGTATGGACCAGTGTTTCTACTGCGGGGGCAAGTTTGGGCTTTTCGACACGCCGTGTCATATCGCGCAAATGAAGAGCGGCGAAAGACAGAGGAAGGTTTTAGACA ACGAAGAGAAATTGACGATAGACAGCTGCCTGTGCGACGCGTGCTACCGCCACGTGGACCGACGCGCCAATTGCCCCTCGTACCGCAAGCGGCCCGTGGCGAAACCCCCAGACACGACGCAGACACTCGAGCCCCCAAGCGCCAC GTCTAGTGGTATGGAGAAGATATCGACAAGTCCTCTGCCGGACGAGGAGAGTGAAGAAGAGGCGGGGGCGGGGGCGGTCCGTCTTGCCACCTGCCACGCCACCGCCTGTCTCGTGCCAGCTGACCACTCCATACGACGCAAGTGGCTCATTAAAATGCGCTCCAGTGTCAACAAACTG CTGAAGCTGGACTGCGACTACCCGGGGCTGCACACGATCCCTCTGTGCGCGGAGCACCACCGCGTGCTGGCGCCGCTCATGGCCTGTGCGCTGTGTCGCCGGAGACTCACCAAGCACCACAACCTGCACTTCATACACCAT GGCTACACGGAATTTAATCCACTATTTAAAGAAGCAGGAATTCCTGTGGAATTTAATGAACGACCTGTACTTTGTAAAGTGTGTCGCTACTTCTGTACGCTTCTACAAAGGCCGGGACACAATGACAAGCATGCCAAAGCCTACACTCGCAA ACTTCTTCAAATATACAACGTAGAAATACCGCCTGAATTACACCAAGAAGTAGATGACAGTAAAGTTCTAGAAGATTGTAATACTAGTGCAAGCAAACAGAAGAAGAAAGCGCGCACTAAATCAAAGCAAAGAAAGTCTACAGAACCAGAGAAACCTGATAGCGAATCTTCTGAAAGGACAGTCGAAAGTTCtccagaaaaagaaaaagtcAAAGAAGACAATATTACAGACGATCCTAAATCAACTCCGGCACAACCTTTAGCAGAAGACATTGAAAGTCTCATATCATCAAATAAAATCCCAGTTCCGGGTGCTAAACCCACTGAAAGCAATCCTCAAAGTGATGCTTCAGAAACTGACATGGTATCTGATGTCGAAATGCCTCTACTACCTTTAGACAAACAAACAGAACTGAGATATCTTTTACAAAAGCAAAACAATCCAGCACAATTCCAACAGAAGACAAATTTAACACAGAAACAAAGAAACATTCTTAAAGTACACAATCTTGGCATACAAAAGCCGGGCATGCAGCACAGGATAATTGATAAAAACACCAAGAGGGTGCACAAAATAGGTCAAATTGTCACTCATAAAGACAAAACTAGTAAAAAGGAAAGCGAAGTGGAAATGTTCGAAATAGATAAATCGAAAGAGATcaccatattaaaaaatatatcactcaATGACGAGTGCACGATAGAGACAATACCCAATAAAAAGCCGGCTGATATTAACACGCTTAAAAACAAATGGCAGATGTCAGAAAGTTTTACGCAAGTTAAGAAAAACTTAAGTGAACTATCTAAGAAATTGCCAGCTGAAAAGGATTCGAAGAAAGTCTCAGATTCGAAATACTCAAATCCAGTTAAGAGGCTGGAAACGAATCCATCTATATCAGTCAGAGAACTTTTCCCGGGTGAGGAAGAAATGAATTTGCAATGTAATATAGAATTTAACAATGTCAAAGGTGTGACTCCGGAAGGTTGGGAGAAGTGTAACACAATGATTCAATATGACGTCGAAACTAAAAAACTTTGGACGGAATTACAGCGGCCATACGGAAATCAGTCGAGTTTCTTACgacatttgattttattagaaaaatatttccgAAGCGGTGATCTTATTTTATCACATAATGCATCGCCTCACGCAGCGAACTATAGCACGTCAGTACAAAGTAGACTTCGAGCTTACGACAACTTGCCGCCTGAAACCTCACGACGTGAATCCGTGAGCCTAATTGAGTTCCGTAAGAAACCTTCAGTTAATGGAAAAAGTTTGCTAAAATCCAATCAGAACTCTGAAGAGAAAGATCCTAAAAAATTCATGCCCCCACCTGGAAACCTTCCAAAACCAAAGTCAAAAACGGAAAAGAAAACCAAAGCATTACCGCCGGAGTTAATAGCAATTAATACTCCAAACGCGCAAGGAAGGAAGGCAATACAAAATGTCTTGCACAATATTCAACAATTAGTTAAAGGTGTCTCGGCGTCTGACCCTACAGAAGTAGCGGCGGCACCATTGCCTCCACCCAAGTTCGATCCCCCAAAGGAAAAGAAAGAAATGCCTGGACTAAAGTTTGAACCTATAAAGGAGAAAAAAGATAATATGAAACTGgacaaagaaaagaaagaaaCCACAAAGACTGATACACCCAAAAAGCAAAAGGCAAACAGCAAAGGATGGAGACCAACCCTTATGCCTATAACACCA GAAAACTTAGCGAAAGTCGCCCGAGAACCGTTAAAGCTCGCCGTAGATGGCCACAGTCTTCCAAGTTTGGTGCAGGTTTTATCAGCAGGCAACCGATACCACATTACCTTCGAGGATTACAATAAAATGTGCCTCATTCGCCGGGAAAGACAACAGAGATTGCAAGAAAAAGAAGCAAAATCAAAGAGACCATCTATCGAAGAGACGACAGTTGTTACAGAAATACAAACTGCAACAATGCTTGGTAATGGTGGAACAGTTGTCCAAAATTTCACCACTGATAAGGATAGTGATAAAAAAGAAGTGCCAGACCTTCAAATTGGTACTAATGCTGCTACAATACTGAAAAACGTCGGTCTTAAGAATATCACAATAGCTCCTATACCTCCAAAGACAGCAACTGTTACGTCGCAAACCTTGTCAACGGCGGTCTCCTCACCTTCACTACTGGTCACCACACCTATTAAAATCCCTCAGTTGGGTCCAGCCGTCTCCATTACTAGTGAAACAGTGTTTACACCTAACATACCAATAATGACTCCAAGTCAAATGATTTTACCTAAGATTCCGAAATCGCTAACAGTGATCCCGCAGACAATGGTCTCAAATCAAGGGGTCGTGGTCCCCGTGGCGACGACCGCGCCCTCTCAAGCGGTTATCTCTGAGCAGCGACCATAA